A stretch of the Leptotrichia sp. oral taxon 223 genome encodes the following:
- a CDS encoding transposase, translating into MTYIIQDKLKYIFSNNNILLNSLKFCKKNNIGNSYLEYIKLSIDKFLACRDISKGFVKFKCPHCPVTHLFPITCKSKLCPSCGYRYSMTWTEKIQKHILNIEHRHVLFTIPQECRKFFFYDRSLLSKLSAAVNQVFKFIFHNISRKRKRKNKISEHSKYYFTDSDIVHYGLISVIHTFGRDLKWNPHIHAIVSLGGFNKNLKFKKMRYFNVDTIAGQWKYHVLKIIENGSYPNRKIEKAAKNTATKLYKENKRFFFNVGNGDINSTKGIIKYLGRYLARSPIAEYKITDITDKEVTFFFNDLANDKKKTYITMSSEKFISHILIHLPPKNFKMVNRYGFYSRHISERLKKTIDAFRKNIVVSRYSFYQRQMYKTFGMNPFYCPVCKVKMIVWEFYHYRYPPLKKYY; encoded by the coding sequence ATGACATACATTATACAAGATAAACTGAAATATATTTTCAGTAACAACAATATTTTACTAAATTCCTTAAAATTTTGCAAGAAAAATAATATCGGCAATAGTTACCTTGAATATATTAAGCTTTCTATTGATAAATTCCTTGCCTGCAGGGATATTTCAAAAGGTTTTGTCAAGTTCAAATGTCCTCACTGTCCTGTTACACACCTGTTCCCTATTACTTGCAAGTCTAAGCTCTGTCCTTCTTGCGGTTACAGGTATTCTATGACATGGACTGAAAAGATTCAAAAACATATTCTCAATATTGAACACCGCCATGTCCTTTTTACTATCCCTCAAGAATGTAGAAAGTTCTTCTTTTATGACAGATCCCTTCTGTCAAAACTTTCTGCCGCTGTTAACCAGGTATTCAAGTTCATCTTTCACAATATCAGCAGGAAAAGAAAAAGAAAAAACAAAATTTCTGAACATTCCAAATATTACTTTACTGATTCCGATATTGTACATTACGGTCTCATTTCTGTCATTCATACTTTTGGCAGAGACCTGAAATGGAACCCTCATATTCATGCCATTGTTTCATTAGGAGGATTCAATAAAAATCTTAAGTTCAAGAAAATGAGATACTTCAACGTTGACACTATTGCCGGGCAATGGAAATACCACGTCCTTAAAATTATTGAAAACGGCAGCTATCCCAACAGGAAGATTGAGAAAGCCGCTAAAAATACTGCTACGAAGCTTTACAAGGAAAACAAAAGGTTTTTCTTTAACGTTGGCAATGGTGATATTAACAGCACAAAAGGTATTATCAAATATCTTGGACGATACCTTGCACGTTCTCCCATTGCTGAATACAAGATTACTGACATTACTGACAAGGAGGTTACTTTCTTTTTTAATGACCTGGCTAATGATAAAAAGAAAACTTACATTACTATGTCTTCTGAGAAATTTATTTCCCATATTTTAATTCATCTGCCCCCTAAGAACTTTAAGATGGTAAACCGCTACGGATTTTATTCAAGGCATATTTCTGAAAGGCTTAAAAAGACAATTGATGCTTTCAGGAAAAACATTGTCGTGTCAAGATATTCATTTTATCAAAGGCAGATGTACAAGACTTTCGGGATGAATCCTTTTTACTGTCCAGTATGCAAGGTTAAAATGATTGTATGGGAATTTTATCATTACAGATATCCGCCTCTCAAAAAATACTATTAA
- a CDS encoding S1C family serine protease: MKLKRVLTTSFMAAALTATAAVSKDTDILHNKQIVQNTNITGDMYSAQNAFSAVYEKAKDSVVNIRTKKTIVVETYNPLEAFLFGTSGRRQQRRESGSLGSGFIISSDGYMMTNNHVIDGADEIYVKLSDGHEYLAKLVGTSPEVDIAILKVNANRTFKPLKFADSDNIKIGHWAIAFGNPLGLNSSMTVGVIGASGRSSLGIEQVENFIQTDASINQGNSGGPLLNINGDVIGVNTAIYSTNGGSVGLSFAIPSNLAENVRDSIIKNGKYERPYIGISVLDLTQEIKRERRISYSTGILVQQVYPNSPAAKYGLKANDIILEINGKPVTSAGSFIGELAAKKIGETVNLKVASNGKEKNISMKLESFNYQQQRSQQRRYNY, encoded by the coding sequence ATGAAATTAAAAAGAGTTTTAACTACATCATTTATGGCGGCTGCCCTTACAGCAACAGCGGCAGTTTCCAAAGATACAGATATTTTGCATAACAAGCAAATTGTTCAAAATACGAATATAACAGGGGATATGTACAGTGCACAAAATGCATTTTCGGCAGTTTACGAGAAGGCGAAGGATTCAGTTGTAAACATAAGAACTAAAAAAACAATTGTGGTGGAAACATATAATCCGCTTGAAGCGTTTTTATTTGGAACATCTGGAAGAAGACAGCAAAGACGTGAATCTGGAAGTTTGGGTTCTGGATTCATAATTTCAAGTGACGGATATATGATGACAAATAATCACGTTATTGACGGGGCTGATGAAATTTATGTAAAATTATCCGACGGACATGAATATTTGGCAAAATTAGTCGGGACATCACCAGAAGTGGATATTGCCATTTTAAAAGTAAATGCAAACAGAACCTTTAAACCGTTGAAATTTGCTGATTCAGACAATATAAAAATTGGACACTGGGCAATTGCATTTGGAAATCCGTTAGGGCTAAACAGTTCGATGACAGTGGGAGTAATCGGGGCTTCTGGAAGAAGTTCGCTAGGAATTGAACAAGTTGAAAACTTTATTCAGACAGATGCTTCTATTAACCAAGGAAATAGTGGCGGACCGCTTCTTAATATTAACGGGGACGTTATCGGTGTAAATACGGCGATTTACTCCACAAACGGAGGAAGTGTCGGATTAAGTTTTGCAATTCCGTCAAACTTGGCTGAAAATGTAAGAGATTCTATAATAAAAAATGGTAAGTATGAACGTCCATATATTGGAATTTCTGTACTTGATTTGACACAGGAAATTAAAAGAGAAAGAAGAATTTCGTATTCAACAGGTATTCTAGTACAGCAAGTTTATCCAAATTCACCAGCAGCGAAATATGGGCTAAAAGCAAATGACATAATTCTTGAAATTAATGGAAAACCTGTAACATCGGCTGGATCATTTATTGGAGAACTTGCAGCTAAGAAAATTGGAGAAACAGTTAATTTGAAAGTTGCATCAAACGGAAAGGAAAAGAATATTTCCATGAAATTGGAATCATTTAATTATCAGCAGCAAAGAAGTCAACAAAGAAGATATAATTATTAG
- a CDS encoding YggT family protein: MDIIEVILKMFNLYTILILLNILGTWIDPYNQMALFQWVRKFTEPYLKLFKIVIPIGNMNLDMSGIIGLIVLDVIKEIFLRAFSLGTF; the protein is encoded by the coding sequence TTGGATATTATTGAAGTAATATTAAAAATGTTTAATTTATACACTATTCTTATTTTATTAAATATTTTAGGAACATGGATTGATCCGTATAATCAAATGGCACTTTTCCAATGGGTAAGAAAATTTACAGAACCTTACCTGAAACTGTTTAAAATCGTAATTCCGATAGGAAATATGAATTTAGATATGTCTGGAATTATAGGATTAATTGTATTGGATGTTATAAAGGAAATATTTTTAAGAGCTTTTTCATTAGGAACATTTTAA
- the pgsA gene encoding CDP-diacylglycerol--glycerol-3-phosphate 3-phosphatidyltransferase, which translates to MNLPNKLATLRIILVVPFVIFLSLALEFSENTAIAVIMRIFATIIFVGAAITDYYDGKIARKYNLITNLGKLLDPLADKILVISALVTLAKFNQISLWFVIIIIFRELLITGLRSIVAAEGVIIAAESLGKWKTATQMVALTLIILIPFSFTINNILLLIPLILTIVSGIEYVLKCKNILNK; encoded by the coding sequence ATGAATTTACCTAATAAATTGGCAACATTAAGAATAATTCTAGTTGTTCCGTTTGTAATTTTTTTAAGTTTGGCTCTGGAATTTTCTGAAAATACAGCGATTGCTGTAATAATGAGAATATTTGCGACTATTATTTTTGTGGGAGCTGCCATTACAGACTATTATGATGGAAAAATTGCAAGAAAATACAATTTAATTACGAATTTAGGAAAACTGCTGGATCCATTAGCCGATAAAATTCTTGTTATTTCGGCTCTGGTAACACTTGCAAAATTTAATCAGATAAGCCTTTGGTTCGTAATAATAATAATTTTTAGGGAACTGCTTATAACTGGACTTCGTTCAATTGTAGCTGCTGAAGGTGTAATAATAGCTGCTGAAAGTCTTGGAAAATGGAAAACTGCAACTCAAATGGTTGCACTTACTTTAATAATTCTAATACCTTTCAGCTTTACAATAAACAACATACTACTGCTAATTCCGCTAATACTGACTATAGTTTCAGGAATTGAATATGTTTTAAAATGTAAAAATATTTTAAACAAATAA